A region from the Benincasa hispida cultivar B227 chromosome 8, ASM972705v1, whole genome shotgun sequence genome encodes:
- the LOC120083325 gene encoding uncharacterized protein At4g15970-like — MKNNSAADGGPAGNGKLSAPSAVHTTAVTWRMARTSVVFVGVILGLLVLYNSTINPFKFLPVSDTYRAFRFSAPHKDPLLEKVLKEAAMEDGTIILTTLNDAWAEPDSLLDLFLKSFHIGNGTQRLLKHLVIVTLDEKAYSRCVALHPHCYELNTQGTNFSSEAYFMTPDYLKMMWRRIEFLTSVLQMGYSFVFTDSDIMWLQDPFNHFYPDADFQIACDFFMGNSEDLNNNPNGGFVYVKANPKTVKFYKFWYESRTIYPGKHDQDVLNKIKHSPLISKIGLKLRFLDTANFGGFCQMGRDMNKMATVHANCCVGLENKVHDLRILLQDWSNFFNPTTADNKLASSTPSWTVPQDCRTSFQRGRQRKDNKNTGDRRLL, encoded by the exons ATGAAGAATAATTCCGCCGCCGACGGAGGACCCGCCGGCAACGGCAAGTTGTCGGCTCCCTCGGCGGTTCATACGACGGCGGTTACGTGGAGGATGGCGAGGACGTCCGTTGTGTTCGTTGGCGTTATATTGGGTCTCCTTGTTCTGTACAACTCAACCATTAAtcctttcaaatttcttcctgTTTCCGACACCTACCGTGCTTTTCGATTCTCTGCTCCTCACAAAGACCCTCTTTTG GAAAAAGTTCTGAAAGAAGCAGCAATGGAAGATGGAACAATAATCTTGACGACGTTGAATGATGCATGGGCAGAGCCAGATTCACTCCTCGATCTGTTTCTTAAAAGCTTCCACATCGGAAACGGAACCCAAAGATTACTGAAGCATTTAGTGATAGTCACGTTGGATGAAAAGGCGTATTCTCGTTGCGTGGCGTTGCATCCTCATTGCTATGAACTGAATACTCAAGGGACCAACTTCTCCAGCGAAGCCTATTTCATGACCCCTGATTACTTGAAAATGATGTGGCGAAGAATTGAATTTCTCACCTCTGTTCTCCAAATGGGCTACAGCTTCGTCTTTACG GATTCTGATATCATGTGGCTGCAAGATCCATTCAATCACTTCTACCCAGACGCAGATTTTCAAATTGCTTGCGATTTTTTTATGGGGAACTCGGAAGATCTAAATAACAATCCCAATGGAGGGTTTGTGTACGTGAAAGCGAATCCAAAAACGGTGAAATTCTATAAGTTTTGGTACGAATCGAGGACAATATATCCAGGGAAGCACGACCAAGATGTGCTGAACAAGATCAAACACAGTCCATTGATCtctaaaattgggctgaaatTAAGGTTCTTAGACACTGCGAATTTCGGGGGGTTCTGTCAGATGGGGAGGGACATGAACAAAATGGCCACAGTGCATGCCAATTGCTGCGTTGGACTAGAGAACAAAGTGCACGATCTAAGAATTTTGCTACAAGATTGGAGTAACTTTTTTAACCCAACAACTGCGGATAACAAATTAGCTTCATCCACCCCTTCATGGACTGTTCCTCAAGATTGCag AACTTCATTTCAAAGAGGGAGGCAACGCAAGGACAATAAGAACACTGGCGACAGAAGGTTATTATAG